In the Streptobacillus moniliformis DSM 12112 genome, one interval contains:
- a CDS encoding single-stranded DNA-binding protein, with amino-acid sequence MNYVSLLGRLTRDPEVQYTGTGKAYLRFSIAVQRDSNREEVDFINCVAWEKRAETIGQYFKKGSRILVTGKLSVSNYETKEGEKRTSTDVVLSSFEFIDSKSDSSGGSREFTPSKSFEAPKEEILVDEEDDFPF; translated from the coding sequence ATGAATTACGTATCATTATTAGGAAGACTTACAAGAGATCCTGAAGTTCAATACACAGGAACAGGAAAAGCTTATTTAAGATTTTCTATTGCAGTTCAAAGAGATAGCAATAGAGAAGAAGTTGACTTTATTAACTGTGTTGCTTGGGAAAAAAGAGCAGAAACTATAGGACAATATTTTAAAAAAGGAAGTAGAATACTTGTTACAGGAAAATTATCAGTAAGTAACTATGAAACTAAAGAAGGAGAAAAGAGAACATCTACAGATGTTGTTTTAAGTAGCTTTGAGTTCATAGATTCAAAATCTGATTCAAGTGGGGGAAGCAGAGAGTTTACACCAAGTAAATCATTTGAAGCTCCGAAAGAAGAAATTCTTGTAGATGAAGAGGATGACTTCCCGTTCTAA
- the rpsR gene encoding 30S ribosomal protein S18, whose product MKPVAEFKKRKRRPKVKFKIEDIDYKNVDLLKNFMNDKGKISPSRVTGLDAKIQRKIAKAIKRSRQIALLPYTKIEK is encoded by the coding sequence ATGAAACCAGTTGCTGAATTTAAAAAAAGAAAAAGAAGACCAAAAGTTAAGTTCAAAATTGAAGATATAGATTATAAAAATGTGGATTTATTAAAGAACTTTATGAATGATAAAGGGAAAATATCTCCATCAAGAGTAACAGGGTTAGATGCTAAGATTCAAAGAAAAATTGCAAAAGCAATTAAAAGATCAAGACAAATAGCATTATTACCATATACAAAAATAGAAAAATAA